The DNA segment CTCCTCCCTGAGTGGACATCAGCAAACCAGTAATCAATGGTAGTCCTACGAGAGCACTCAATGAGGAAGATTACttagttttatgaaaaaaaaaaaattatctgtgtaTTTTGTAGATATATTTAGTTTCAAAGAGATCCCTTTGAGAACCCTGAGCCCTACACTTTTAAGCTAACAAAGCCAATTTAAAACCTAAATCGAGTGAATAACGTTCAAGGGAAAATGCAGAGAGGTTAATGGCTGCCAAAGGCCACCTTACACAGGAACTTCTACTTAGAACACAGACcactttatttctgcaaaaaatgaGTGAAGATGATTGGTGCCCAGGTTTCAACCAGAGTACATTATGGGTACAAAAAACCCATTCCAGTGGCTGATGCAGTTCAGTTCCTTACCACCACCATCGGCCAGAAATAGTCACTTAAGAGGAAAGTTAAAGAAACTTCTCAACTGACAGTCTGAAATAACCAAGCCGTAAagtttatttctaatttttatatttagaagTCTGCTTAGTCCTGAAGCATGAggacatatatatattttaaatcttgtATAAGGCCATGTTTGCATGGATAAAGGGAATACATTTGATAATCCAGTAAAGACATCTTGCTAAGCTCTTTGGTGTCAGTGAAACTTAATGGCAATGAGTTTCACAGATTAACTgtgcaatacaaaaaaatacatttttctttaaccaCTTTAAGTTCTCAGTCTTTCCGTTTTACAGACTGTATTAGAGGAGTTAAGAACAATAATGCATGATTTACCACTTCTTAAtctaattttataaaataataaatggtaAAATCCCTTCTACTTTGTTCTTTAACAGTCCTCAGTGTTTACAATTTTTCATGTAACATGTTACCAAACCTTTTGCTTAATGAATGTGCACAATTTCCAATTCTGTTAGCACAGACATGTTCCAGAGAAAAACCTTGCAAAAGTTTTTCATTGATGAAACAGGGTAAGGTAGATggttaatgcttttaaaaacactgttgAGCACTGCTGAGTAGGGTAAATAAACCTTGCTGATACCTAGAAAAAGGCAAATCAAAATAGATTTGCAAAGAAGGGGGAGTTAATAGTTTCACCTGAACTTTTCAGGTGAGAATTTCTGCCATTTCAGTAGACTCACTCAAgcaagaattttcttttcagctgtaaCATCCTTGAATTCTCCTCACCAATTTATGCAAGCTACACTTAAAAGGTTTTGGATTCAGGTGAGAACCTTACCCTCAAGACTTATACAAGAGGACCTCTAAACTGGGAAGgactttgttttaaatagagCCTTACAGTGATTTAAGAGATTTTGTTCTCAAATAGTTTCTGAAGCAGCTGTGGAATCTGCAGGATTGGATCAATGACAATGAGAAAGTGGAATGTGGCAATGGTGGTTGTTCCTGCTTGTCTCTGGATGTGATCCTGATAATAATATATGACCccatttttgaaaaacaattattCCAGTTGATTTTACTGAGTAATCCGTTATAACATGCATATTCCGCTAGATATACAGAGCACTCAGGGTAATTTCATGGCTCCTGTCCCACTGCATTAAGAGAGCCTACATGTAGAGCTCCATTCCCTATGGTGTTCAGCTTCTCAAGGTCCAGGCCACAGAAGATGTGCACTGTGGCACATCCCCAGCCCCAGTCAtctctatttattttccttaaataacAGTTCATGGCATAACAGAATTACTAAAAAACCCACTGAACAGACAGCCCATTTGGGGCCTTTTAAGTCTTGATGCTCTAAATCACTGCATCAAAATTGTCTTTCTCCATTGCCTGTACGTGGAAATTCAGTCCCTAACTCCTAACTCAGATTCTTGAAATCACATTTGGTTTACtgtaatttaaagcaaataGTGTAAACAGTTGTCAGCAAACTCAAGGCAAGCAGcacaacaaaaagcatttgagGATCACTTACACCAGGGGTCTtcaaactacagcccgtgggctggataccgccccccagggtcctcaatccggcctccagtatttacagacccccctgccgggggttgggggggaaccaagcagccgcagatgactgcctgccgcTTCATCTGCACGCCggcccctggttaaaaagtttgaggacccctgacttaCACtaacaaaatgtttccatggCAGGTAAGAACTGTGGAAGTTTATGGCCAGTTCTCTAAAAGATCCTCATCCGTCACTGACATTTATATTAAATTCAGGGGCAGCAATCTGGATGGAAGTTACTCAAGGTGAACCATTTGTACTATGGCTGTGGCACTGGGGTAAGATTTAATGGGCAACATGACATCTCCAAAAGCTCTGTTATATATGTCCTCTGGTAAGTATAGAGCCCATTAAACTGTACCCTGAAATGCCCAGGGgctattttaagagaaaatagccttaaaagaatgaaaattgcTGATGTAGTATGTAACCGCAATGGAGAAGcatgctttttaagaaaaatattcaaaccagaatttttaaaaaatgcataagcATTTCACTCCTTTCAGAAGTTACAACAGGACAGTGCTGTTCTGTAGCTACAGAACAACAGAACTCCTACCTATCGATTATGAACTCAAATCCTTTTGACAAAGTTAACAATTTTAGGAATTAGGTTGGCAATCCCAACTAGCTAGGGAGAAATGTGTACTTATGCTACAGATCTGCTaataagttagaattaattaactttatttgattttataaaatcatttagaataagaaatatattttaatgaaacctgtagttgcacagtaaaagctgctatgaaatcctttgtacagccctgtaccaaggccagaagaatgggctagaatcactgtttaaaacttaggtaacaaatttgggattttacagatttctttgtatttgactagtcttctgtatgtagaaagtgtattgaaatgtcagaatacagaattaatgggaactggggagagtcgactggaacagcttgtagttacctgccaagaaaccgtgaactttagtaaaaggtaattctggcagggggagatcgcgaccaccgactcacataccacctacccaaatcgtaccccagacccatttctggacctttctaacctttactgcgcagaatcggatatgggaggagagtatgttaatgacTTTGGGGAAATactatgattatgcatgaatacttaatgaatatgcatgaataagttctatatatggtgtatgattttgaagcttggtgtgcgttgatcgtgagaaGACTCACGCACCCagccgtcaataaagaagtgtctgcttatctacatcacattggtgtcgataagttcttcattccgagatttcggtaacacttAGGTAAACCAGAATGGGATGGATATACAGATCTCACTACCTGAAGGAAGTATTTCAGTAAACATACAGTTTTATCTTTAGTTCATCCAAGACTGGCCCAAAGATCCTATAAAGGGAAGTTATGGTTGGCTGTGCACAAATCAGTTGTACCTTGACTGACAAAGGCACTGCCGTCAAAAACGTTGCTGAATGAAGTTTTAGTTCAGCTCTGATGCGGTTTATGAAGATAGGAAAGGAAGCATCGGAAGACTGTGCTGCAGTTCTCTTTTAGGAAATGTCTCAATCCAAAAAGCTGCTACTGGGTGTAAGCAGTGATCTCTCAACGTAGGAGAAACCTTTATCCTGTGAAACTCCAATATGTTGCTATTGGAGTGTCTGATACACTAGATAAAGCCTTTTTAAGaatctttgttttaaatctaTGTGCTATACCACCTTCATCAATTACAGTGACTTAGGCCAGAAGTATcaccatgttttctttttaaaggtcatTTTTAGTTTTTCCCTGAGAACAACTGCTGCATCATGAACAAGTGTTCGAAGAACACCTATTTTCATTCCAAAATGATAAAGCTGATGTGACTGCTGATTCTTAGCAAAAATTAATCTATAAATTTTTAGTAAATTTAATACATTAGCATTTGCTAGCTCATTTTGTACCACCATATGTGCATCCTGGcatcaaagagaaggaaacaatCACATGGATAAAACAAAACCGAGTTCTTTTGTGTAAAAGAGAGACAGTTTTCAGCTTTCCAAAGAACAAAGTATTTTGCAAGTACTGttgaaagggaaaaactgaCCTTTCAAGTGACAACTTTAACCACAAAACAGGGCTGAAGGTATTTATGTTATCAATCTTTAGCAGCTTCGTAATCCACTGCAAAGTAAGGAAATGCTGTATCTTGATTTAATATGCTTTCAAGACACACCCACTTCCCCATaatctgacatttttaaagcttatcTTATTTTCCAGGtcattggtttggtttttaagcGAGTTTACTGTCGCTGGCACTCTGAGTTAGAAAAGTGTCACATTCATTGATAGGTATCTTCAcgtcttttgttttcctctgagcCTCTGCAAGCTTAACTGGAGATTTTAAACATCATCTCCATGCACATACTTTAGCCTGAATTATCACCATCCTCTTACTAATACCTGAAGAGTCAACACAAAATAACCACAGCCTCTCATCTGTTATGTCTCCCGTTTGTGCAAAAAAGGGAGCTGACAATCCAATACTCACCTACTAggatattaaaaacaaaagccgAAACCctttaccaccaccacccccccccccaaaaaaaaaaaaaacaaccaagcaaccaaccaaacaacctAACTTCATTTTTTGGCACTGTAAGGTTTCATTTGGCCTCTTGAATagtattaaaaattaagtaaaaaacccaaataactTAAGGCATCAAATTGCATCAGGGTAACTGAATATAATACAGAAGGATAATCACTGTCCCATGGTCCCACAGTGTGTTTCTCAGCATCtcagtgtattttctttgaaatttgtaGAAACCATAGCACAGTACTGttagaaagaagaaactgcaaTTCTAGCATTTGGAAAATTCCAATTTTCACCAGGGAAAGTTGTGAGATACGGTTTTAGTCAGCATCATCACaacttgcagaaaaataagagtAAATATACTTTTTGGAATAAATGAATGAGCCACAACAGAATGACCAACTGCCTTCAACAGTACGGGCTGAAGGTATTCCAGTAATAgtgcaaaaaatataaaacacaaaTTGTAAGAGCACCATCTCTAGGGTAGTCTAAGAACAAATGCCAACTGTGACCGCAGCCATTAGCCTGTTACTGCCCTCTTACCACTGAGACAAGCAGCTGCTCCTTCCTGGCTGGTCCCCCTGTCTGATCAGGGAATTGATCTGGCTGAAAAATAGctgcaaagttatttttctcttggatCACCTCCCCAGTCTGGTTCACCACAGGTGACCACATCAACAGTCTTGCCAGCACAAGAGCAAGGCACTAAGGTGGGAGCAAGTGAATCTCCTGATGGCAATGTATTCGGTAATGCTGCTAAAACCCGAGCTGGGGACAATCTCCTTTTCTCTAGGTTCCCctgaagacaacagaaaacatgGGTTCCTCTCAACAGGGGTTGAGAGCCAAACTTCTCCGATTCTTTAACTTGCTCTTAAAAGCTGCCTACTTCCCCCCATTTAATTTAGGGTAGGTTGAGAGAGACTACACTCCCATCAAGGGTTATTCTAGCCCCGGGCACATTCCCCACTGTCTTCAACCTTAAACTGTAACATGCACTGTAAATACAGGGACTCTCCCTTTGGTCAGTGCCCACACCCCTCTGTTGTGGTGTACATCTTGCAGGGATGCTGAATGCTTACAGCTCCTACTGACTTTAATAGCTTGTGAAAGCACTTAATGTTTCTGAAACTCACATCCAAAATTTgtactgggattttttttttaaacactatttattttcactttttttttttttctttaaataaaaatttttggGCCTGAGACTACAGTTCATGTAAGTCTGCAGAAACTGACAATATGCTAAGGTTCTGGAAACTATCCTGTCTTGTATTTGGGGCAATTACTTCAAATATAAATCTACAGAAACCAGCTGTACATCATACTATGATAAACCTTACATTACAAAACCCAAAGCTGTACATGTCTGATTAAAGGCAAACAGTCTGAAAAGCTAATCTTCATGAGAATGCTGTGTCAGTGTTCCCAAGATGTGattaaaaagtgatttaattACACTCAGTGCAGATGGTCACTCTTGGTTAGTTTAAGATATTGTTACTTTACtttaagagaagcagcaatCAGTTTATGGTAAACTCAAACTATGCTCACAGAGAGATTTCTATTAGTTTAAGTCAACTTTAAAGCCATTTTAACTAAAAATCACTGTAACTTTCTGGTATAGACAatagagaaaaaaccccaaagaacaCTACCATGATACGTTTTCTGAGGCTCACACTTTACAAAATCTTTTGTTTCCTACCACTAGGTTATTATAATGAATTAAATAATGCCACTTTAAAGCTATTTTGGAACTGGTGTATGTAATAATATGGAAGACTTATTCCAATACGTCCACAGCCGCAGTCTGTACTCAGTGAAATGCATACTATGCCCACGTGACTGACTGCAACAAATGTCTCCAGTCCTCTTAGATTATGCACTATCATGAGCTGTAGGAAGGCAGTGGTATGTTGAACACGATGTGCACATGGAAAGTATTACAGTTCTTCGTGTTCTGAGACAACGAAGAAAGCACGTGTACCCTTGGAAAAGGGAATAAGCAGACCTTTAAACCAACAGACAGACCTAAACCATCCAACTACCATGAACTTAGAGGAGTAAGATAAGTATCTACTGGCCAAGTATTTTCACAGGAATTAGAACAATGATTCATTTTAGTAAATgctgatgtaaaaaaaatttaaaaattaaatggctGAACAAAATTGTCAGGCAGAAATGAAGCTCTACTGAATCCAATACTGTTAGGGGACAAAGTATATTCATTGCTAAAGGCCTTACAAAATGGAGATAGATTATTTTATAGATAATCTAATTCTATTGTTACTTTTTCACGTGATTTATTTTGGGACTGCTGCAGTGATGTTGCAGTGTAGCATCAAGTTAATTAGCATCTCTTGTATTGGGTGTGTGAGACAAAGTTAGCACACCGCCTTTTATGAGTCACtgataatttaatttctattgtACTTTTCAATAGTTGCCTTCTATTTCTGCAGAGACATTCTTTAGATTCCTATAACATAAGATGATTTTCTTAAACTAGGAAGTCATAAAAATGTATCTGATTCAATGTAACATGGCTACTGTGACGTATTAGTGAACCTGCAATACAAACTCCAAATATCAGGTACTGTTTCTagtaattatttgttttcttttctgaacgcaaagatttaaaaattatgccTTAAGTTacctaaaataaatatactttgaaaaaaattgcacttAAATTAACAGAACTGCTTAATTTCTTCAACTTTCAGCTGCATATACAGAACATTCACAACTGACTAAGTGACTAAAACAGATGAGCAGAGTACCTGGGGAATTTCTTGGGAATCTGAGGTGGGGACGGATGGcttgttattttctgttcagaagCCTCTGGAgacttttcttgcatttcttctttgtcttctgCTAGCACATCTGCAATAGCAGACTCCACTCCACTCTTGTTTGGATGATCAACCTTTGGTTCACCTTGTGCCGGTTCACATCTATACATGAAAACAATCGACGGCTTCTCACTGGAGTCTGACTTTGCCTCACTGAACCAGTGATGACGTTGAACTGGAGGAGGGGGGAGCATATGTATAACAGTTCCATCAAGACCCaccagttttcctttctccctttctttctctttatccTCATCATCATCAGCTTTCCTGCGGCGGAAGAAGCTCTTAAATGATATCCAGCGTTTGGGTTTCGCATCAGCAGCTCGCCGACCTTCAGAATGAAGGATTGACTCAGCCTCTGTTGACCTGGTGGGACTGTTTGGTTTGGTCCAATTGCTGAAATGTCTTTGCAACAAGTTACTTGCATGATAGGGTGAAGAAGTGGACCTTGGAGGAGGAAATGGTGGTGCTTGCTCTGTTTTGGGACTTGTGGTATTTGGGGTGGCTCTCACTGGTGTTGGAGAGCGAGTGGCAACTGGTTGTGAAAGTGagtctttctgcattttaatggCAGTGTTTTCCACGGTCTTAGCTGACTCTGTTTCAGACTGTGATGTAAACAGCGATTTGGGTCGTACCAGGGTGTTTTTAGTGGCATCTGCATCAGGGGGCAAGGAGTACAGTTCTTCGATGCTACAGGACTTGGGTCCGGACCGAGGGGTTTCTGGTGGAGACTGCGGAGGCTGGATAGAAGCCACAATCTGTGAAAGCACTGTGCTTGCATTCTctctactgctgctgctgccaacaGAAGCCTCTGGTGTTACATTAGGTTTTGCTGCAGGCTCCGGTGCTGCCTTTTGCGCTCttgctggggagctgtggtCAGAATGACTTCTCTGTGGGGACATCTGATTTTTACTGAGACAGCTATTAAACTCTTGGACCTTCTGAGCCACAGAACCCAGCCTGCATTCAGAGCTATTAGTCACCCCCTTTGCCTGGGAAAATTCAGTGGGTTTACCTTCTATGGCTTctgtcattttgctttctgtttctatttcttCATATGTGTGGCTTATTACACTAGTAGTTTTATCTTTGATGGATAGCTCTCCACTGGTCCCTAGAAAACTTTTATAGATAGCCAGGTTATCATACGCATTTGGATTGATTACAATAGGAACTTTAATAGCATTTTTGGAACTCTTAGCGTAAGTGGGTTCATCGTGAATGATAATAGGAAAAGGTGGCATGCCAGCATTATTGTAGCTGTTGAACTTTATCTCAGATAAATTCGGAGACTTAACCGGGATAGTTTTTGAGGAAATATTTGTAGCTGTCGGTGAAGTAGGAGCTGACTTGTGGCTTGTCTTCCTGGGAGGAACAGAAGGTCCTGAGCTGTTAGCCATTAACTCCACCTTAGGTATCTTTTGTCTCGGACTAGTACTAGAAGTCCACACTTCTTGATATCTAATTGCACTGGATTTTTTCAGGTTAGTATTTACTCGTATAGGTGATGCTGCAGAGGATGTAACAGGCGTACCTGGAGTTACTGGTGAGCTTGGGTTAGATGACGTATTTTTGGTTTCTGAGGTTTCAGGCTGATTCTCCTTACATTCATTGGTCATGGCCGCTGATACATCTACTACGGTATATGGCTTGCAAACTGGTTGTTCCATATTCACCACCCTGTAAGGTTTTGCTTGTTCTTCCACAGGCACCAAATTTATAGTTACAGCTTGACCAGAAACATCTGAAGAATTTTTATTCTCTTGCTTATCAGTCTGCACAGCAATTTTGCCATCCTTCTCTTCCAGTCGGAGTGCAAGGACTGTCTTGTGAGTTTCTAGACTTTTTGGACCATTTCTGGGAGCTTTTGACACATCTTTCACTTGCTGATTATCACAAAGACTTTCATATTCTGATTCAATCAATTTGAGGTCCTGAGGAGTACTAGGAGACAACCCTCTGTTACTGAGCTTCTGTGAAGAACTGCTTGCTGTTCCAGAATGAGACTCTTCTGTCAAAGAAGAATCAGGAGATGTAGAATCAGAAGACACCACGCTCTGCATGCTCTCTTGCCCATAGAGAATCACAGTTTCTTCCCCATAACCATTTAAAATTTCATCGTAACTGTCGTCATAATCTACTGCACAGATCCGCTGGAGAGACTTGTTTCTAAGGGGCACAGTATTCCATTTTTTGTCAACACAGAACTGAACAGGAGATAGGGTGTTAGCTCTAAAATTAGCAAAGCGAGGTTGGCCCCTCATACGAATTTCCATTGCTAGCAACTCTTCATCACTTTCATCCCAGCTCTCATGGTCTTCTTGCATGCTGCCAAAAAATGTGTCATCCTCACTCTCATCTCCACTAGAGAACTCTGGATAACAGAAACGTCCACCTTCATTACTTATTACTTCAGTGCTTCCACTCAGAATAACGTGCTTACTGTGTGAATCCTTCATACCACCCATCATGCAGCTTGGAGGGATCTTTCTTTCTAATGATCTTTTATAACAATTATTTATTCTTCCTAAGAAAGTTTCTCTTGAGttcatttcatttccagttAGCTGAGGTGTGGTATCCAAACCCGCAATCTCCTTCAAAACTTCTGTCAGTCCATTGTTATTGTTACTTGGTATCTTACCTACATCATCGTTGTTGCCATAAGGCCTGTGAACATGGCTATAACCTTCAATTTCATCTTCATTATTATTGTTCAGTGGTTTTTTGTTCAAGACAGCTTTGTTTCGGTTCCACCCTGCAGGCACTGATTTATTCTCACAATGGTCCGGTGTGCTGATTTCACCACATACACCCTGTCCATCTACTACCATCATGGTGGGTTTCACAGCTATAGTGGGTTTCTTTGCCACAGGTGGTCGgaaatttcctgtatttctccCACGATGGCTGTTACTTTGGTTTGCATTGGATTTCAGATTTCCATgcgtgagattttttttttcagatactggGGGTAACTGATGCAAGCTTTTGGGCTTGAAGCAGTTCTTACATTCACCAGGTTTCCAGACGTGTTCAGTGAAAGTGTTGCAAGCAGACATTTTCCCAGAGCTCTGCGCTTTATGCTGTGCTTGTTCAGTGCATGGCAAGGACTTAATTGATATGGTTCCACTCTGTTCGCTTAGAATGGCTACTGTTTTGAGCAGTGATCATTCTgaaacacaaaagagaaaaagggtaagaacaggggaaaaaaaacaggttgATCATTATATTTAGATTTTCTACACTGTGAACAACTTGGATTAAGCAAGTAGCCTTTTACTGACATCTTGGCTCTTTTTACCTAAATTTACAAAACTATGTaattgaaatgcaaaaaaagttGCAGATATCATTCTTCTCATACATAGAGAATTAAAACTTTGGCAGCTAAGTCCTGTATTactgaagcagagaagagagagcaaTGGCAATGACTGAGAATTTAGAATAATTCTCTTGACTAGTTCAGGACCACTGACCTTTAATTTTGTCCAATAAAACAAACGCTAGGAGAAGGATATAAAACCGAAGATTAGTGCACGTTGCTTTCAACGCAACTACTTGAACATGAGACAGGAAAATATGTTTACTCTCCCAAAAGCAATTGAGATCATTTGTTCTAGCTTTGAATGTGTATGAGCTCATCTTAAGTGACAAAGTATGTTCAAGCAATTCCAAACTCTGCCATTTTAGCACTTCCTCCATCAGAGTCAAATTATAACTGGACAGATAGTGGGTTGAAGGGACAGGCTGGACTGCTATGCTAGAAAAGTCAGATAAGAATGCTGGGGAAACCTTTCCAGAAAGTCactgtttcttcctcctttagCTTACAATAGTGGCAATACACCATTCCTATAACCTCAAAACACAGCTGTGGATTTTTAGTTCCCGATTTGTTTCACACATAGCTTTTCTACCTAGCCCCTCCAGCAGTAACAActcaaaaataactgaaaataccTTTCAAAGTGAACTTTTTTAGTTCCTGAAACGATCAGCCTTAAGTAAAGACCAAAGATGAATGTGCTGTGCTTTATAGTCATTAAAGTATCCAGGATTTGAGAATTCCATGAATTAATGCCTGAAGATTTTAAGCCTGCTAAGCCAAATCCACAAGTCTGGTCTCTTCATCACTGTTGTGTAACTCAAATTATTGGAGACATTTTACTGAGGTGAAAGAATCTGTACGTCCGCTGCTGCTTCTCTAAACACAGGCATTGAGAATCaatcattttctgttcttacagGTTTTGGGTGAAAACAGACACGCTGACTACACAGGTACACTGAAAGAGTATTACTGAACCCATTTGCTTAAAGATGCAGCTCTCTCTAGAGCCTGTGGTTCGTAACTCAGCAGCAGGATAGCTATGCTGGAATTGAACACGGGCACAGCTGGTTTTCATCAGTGTAGCAAACAATAGAAACTATTAGTACAACTGACACTTGTATGAATTTGTCAGTCTCCTTACATACTGTGTGTTTCGAGAAGGGGCTGCCCTATGCTGGGAAACACCAATATAGCAAACCTGTTCCAACACCAGATGGGGCTGAAGCCTAACTCCGTTAAAAGTATCTTCAGACACATTCCTGGTACCAAGGCTATCAGATTTCATATGCTGACTACATGTTTCCAGACAAAGCTTTTTGCCAAAAAGTCAGTGCCAAAAGCTTTCTCTACGTGACCTAAGAGATAGAGAATCTGCCAGATAGAAATCTGCCCAAACTCTCAGCCTGTTTTGTATATACAGAGTAAAATACctttatattgttttctttaatctctGCCAAAATCTGTTGCTTCAACACTCTGCAAGCCCATATATT comes from the Falco cherrug isolate bFalChe1 chromosome 7, bFalChe1.pri, whole genome shotgun sequence genome and includes:
- the PEAK1 gene encoding inactive tyrosine-protein kinase PEAK1 isoform X1, encoding MSACNTFTEHVWKPGECKNCFKPKSLHQLPPVSEKKNLTHGNLKSNANQSNSHRGRNTGNFRPPVAKKPTIAVKPTMMVVDGQGVCGEISTPDHCENKSVPAGWNRNKAVLNKKPLNNNNEDEIEGYSHVHRPYGNNDDVGKIPSNNNNGLTEVLKEIAGLDTTPQLTGNEMNSRETFLGRINNCYKRSLERKIPPSCMMGGMKDSHSKHVILSGSTEVISNEGGRFCYPEFSSGDESEDDTFFGSMQEDHESWDESDEELLAMEIRMRGQPRFANFRANTLSPVQFCVDKKWNTVPLRNKSLQRICAVDYDDSYDEILNGYGEETVILYGQESMQSVVSSDSTSPDSSLTEESHSGTASSSSQKLSNRGLSPSTPQDLKLIESEYESLCDNQQVKDVSKAPRNGPKSLETHKTVLALRLEEKDGKIAVQTDKQENKNSSDVSGQAVTINLVPVEEQAKPYRVVNMEQPVCKPYTVVDVSAAMTNECKENQPETSETKNTSSNPSSPVTPGTPVTSSAASPIRVNTNLKKSSAIRYQEVWTSSTSPRQKIPKVELMANSSGPSVPPRKTSHKSAPTSPTATNISSKTIPVKSPNLSEIKFNSYNNAGMPPFPIIIHDEPTYAKSSKNAIKVPIVINPNAYDNLAIYKSFLGTSGELSIKDKTTSVISHTYEEIETESKMTEAIEGKPTEFSQAKGVTNSSECRLGSVAQKVQEFNSCLSKNQMSPQRSHSDHSSPARAQKAAPEPAAKPNVTPEASVGSSSSRENASTVLSQIVASIQPPQSPPETPRSGPKSCSIEELYSLPPDADATKNTLVRPKSLFTSQSETESAKTVENTAIKMQKDSLSQPVATRSPTPVRATPNTTSPKTEQAPPFPPPRSTSSPYHASNLLQRHFSNWTKPNSPTRSTEAESILHSEGRRAADAKPKRWISFKSFFRRRKADDDEDKEKEREKGKLVGLDGTVIHMLPPPPVQRHHWFSEAKSDSSEKPSIVFMYRCEPAQGEPKVDHPNKSGVESAIADVLAEDKEEMQEKSPEASEQKITSHPSPPQIPKKFPSTSEHCGINGSPEFQDMIKRLKKALKEFPLMGNCVSEYSGQVPDDTTLEDLSPRVPRAVFVKQDNGGSASVIPVSSIHVPQGEEEKEETSNSPDLNPCSATYSNLGQSRAAMIPPKQPRQPKGALDDAIAFGGLVDQETMNNLQPTPPPLPKKTILRANTEPTPRDLQKQALENNLCIVANPTYDIDTNWEASSACSSVSLELKVLDNESGDSLDRPTEKLRATTSATNSVSSLTTISIKDRCSNSMESLTGRRFSQTKQGKGVQKPQRQALYRGIENWEEVVGKIRSLHTDSLKKLALKCEDLFMAGQKDQLRFGVDSWSDFRLTSDKPCCEAGDAVYYPASYAKDPLNNYAVKICKSKAKESQQYYHSLSIRQSLAINFNIQQDCGHFLAEVPVRLLPWEDAEAPEVEEEEQEEEEKEPEQKNRDAPSNTKASQKDSSSNQGTTGKPRSRVVVITREVPYLTVADFVRESAPRHAKSPDLYERQVCLLLLQLCLGLEHLKPYHITHCDLRLENLLLVHSRPGGSPLTSESVEPSTNTACPARLIVSNFSQAKQKSHMVDPEILRDQSRLAPEIITATQYKKCDEFQTGILIYEMLHLPNPFDENPELKEKEYTRADLPKIPCRSLYSQGLQQLASFLLNPNPSERILISEAKGILQCLLWGPREDLFHALSTSSNPSRRDAVLQNWLDIKRTLLMIKFAEKSLDRDCGVILEDWLCCQYLAFATIDSLHRIVRIMQQH